In a single window of the Anabas testudineus chromosome 17, fAnaTes1.2, whole genome shotgun sequence genome:
- the kctd1 gene encoding BTB/POZ domain-containing protein KCTD1 isoform X2: MSRPMITRSPVSPLSNQGIPTPAQLTKSNAPVHIDVGGHMYTSSLATLTKFPESRIGRLFDGTEPIVLDSLKQHYFIDRDGHMFRYILNFLRTSKLLIPDDFKDYSLLYEEARYFQLQPMLAELERWRQDQELGRVSRPCECLVVRVAPDLGERITLSGDKALIEDVFPEIGDVMCNSVNAGWNHDSTHVIRFPLNGYCHLNSVQVLERLQQRGFEIAGSCGGGVDSSQFSEYVLRRELRRTGQRGPNSNRIKQEQLD; the protein is encoded by the exons ATGTCCAGGCCCATGATCACTCGGTCACCAGTGTCCCCCTTGAGCAACCAGGGCATCCCCACACCTGCACAGCTCACCAAGTCCAATGCTCCCGTGCACATTGATGTTGGGGGACACATGTATACCAGCAGTCTGGCCACCTTAACAAAATTCCCAGAATCCCG AATTGGTCGTCTCTTTGATGGCACAGAGCCTATAGTCCTGGACAGCCTGAAGCAGCACTACTTCATTGACAGGGATGGACACATGTTCCGCTACATCCTCAACTTCCTCAGGACGTCCAAGCTCCTCATCCCAGACGACTTCAAA GACTACAGTCTGCTGTATGAAGAAGCACGATACTTCCAACTGCAGCCCATGCTTGCAGAGCTGGAGCGCTGGCGCCAGGACCAGGAGCTAGGCAGGGTGTCACGCCCCTGCGAGTGCTTGGTGGTGCGTGTCGCACCTGACCTAGGTGAGAGGATCACGCTGAGCGGTGATAAGGCCCTGATTGAAGACGTGTTTCCGGAGATCGGCGACGTCATGTGCAATTCTGTCAATGCTGGCTGGAACCATGATTCCACACATGTCATCCGCTTCCCACTTAATGGGTACTGCCATCTCAACTCTGTCCAG GTTCTAGAGCGTCTCCAACAACGTGGCTTCGAGATTGCCGGCTCCTGCGGCGGAGGCGTGGACTCCTCCCAATTTAGCGAGTACGTCCTGAGGAGGGAACTGAGGAGGACAGGTCAGCGAGGACCCAATTCAAACAGGATAAAGCAGGAGCAGCTGGACTAG
- the kctd1 gene encoding BTB/POZ domain-containing protein KCTD1 isoform X3 produces MDETDIMDLTHQKARKRPRPIQSVDESVHASLKRLPIRAAECREPSLMFAVRGEPVPAASLKQNDHSVTSSPTTVMPAQDNRSSMSRPMITRSPVSPLSNQGIPTPAQLTKSNAPVHIDVGGHMYTSSLATLTKFPESRIGRLFDGTEPIVLDSLKQHYFIDRDGHMFRYILNFLRTSKLLIPDDFKDYSLLYEEARYFQLQPMLAELERWRQDQELGRVSRPCECLVVRVAPDLGERITLSGDKALIEDVFPEIGDVMCNSVNAGWNHDSTHVIRFPLNGYCHLNSVQVLERLQQRGFEIAGSCGGGVDSSQFSEYVLRRELRRTGQRGPNSNRIKQEQLD; encoded by the exons ATGGACGAAACGGATATCATGGACTTAACGCATCAGAAAGCGAGAAAGCGACCGCGTCCAATCCAATCCGTGGATGAGTCGGTGCACGCTTCCCTCAAACGGCTCCCGATCCGAGCGGCGGAGTGCAGGGAGCCCTCGCTGATGTTCGCAGTCAGAGGAGAGCCGGTCCCCGCAGCATCACTCAAGCAAAATGACCATTCGGTGACTTCCTCTCCAACCACAGTGATGCCGGCGCAG GATAATCGCTCCAGCATGTCCAGGCCCATGATCACTCGGTCACCAGTGTCCCCCTTGAGCAACCAGGGCATCCCCACACCTGCACAGCTCACCAAGTCCAATGCTCCCGTGCACATTGATGTTGGGGGACACATGTATACCAGCAGTCTGGCCACCTTAACAAAATTCCCAGAATCCCG AATTGGTCGTCTCTTTGATGGCACAGAGCCTATAGTCCTGGACAGCCTGAAGCAGCACTACTTCATTGACAGGGATGGACACATGTTCCGCTACATCCTCAACTTCCTCAGGACGTCCAAGCTCCTCATCCCAGACGACTTCAAA GACTACAGTCTGCTGTATGAAGAAGCACGATACTTCCAACTGCAGCCCATGCTTGCAGAGCTGGAGCGCTGGCGCCAGGACCAGGAGCTAGGCAGGGTGTCACGCCCCTGCGAGTGCTTGGTGGTGCGTGTCGCACCTGACCTAGGTGAGAGGATCACGCTGAGCGGTGATAAGGCCCTGATTGAAGACGTGTTTCCGGAGATCGGCGACGTCATGTGCAATTCTGTCAATGCTGGCTGGAACCATGATTCCACACATGTCATCCGCTTCCCACTTAATGGGTACTGCCATCTCAACTCTGTCCAG GTTCTAGAGCGTCTCCAACAACGTGGCTTCGAGATTGCCGGCTCCTGCGGCGGAGGCGTGGACTCCTCCCAATTTAGCGAGTACGTCCTGAGGAGGGAACTGAGGAGGACAGGTCAGCGAGGACCCAATTCAAACAGGATAAAGCAGGAGCAGCTGGACTAG
- the kctd1 gene encoding BTB/POZ domain-containing protein KCTD1 isoform X1 produces the protein MAAACAYQRVHKRHANQTRITHRIGGLHSKDNRSSMSRPMITRSPVSPLSNQGIPTPAQLTKSNAPVHIDVGGHMYTSSLATLTKFPESRIGRLFDGTEPIVLDSLKQHYFIDRDGHMFRYILNFLRTSKLLIPDDFKDYSLLYEEARYFQLQPMLAELERWRQDQELGRVSRPCECLVVRVAPDLGERITLSGDKALIEDVFPEIGDVMCNSVNAGWNHDSTHVIRFPLNGYCHLNSVQVLERLQQRGFEIAGSCGGGVDSSQFSEYVLRRELRRTGQRGPNSNRIKQEQLD, from the exons ATGGCTGCTGCCTGCGCTTATCAGCGCGTGCACAAGCGGCATGCAAATCAGACCAGGATCACACACCGCATTGGAGGCCTACACTCAAAG GATAATCGCTCCAGCATGTCCAGGCCCATGATCACTCGGTCACCAGTGTCCCCCTTGAGCAACCAGGGCATCCCCACACCTGCACAGCTCACCAAGTCCAATGCTCCCGTGCACATTGATGTTGGGGGACACATGTATACCAGCAGTCTGGCCACCTTAACAAAATTCCCAGAATCCCG AATTGGTCGTCTCTTTGATGGCACAGAGCCTATAGTCCTGGACAGCCTGAAGCAGCACTACTTCATTGACAGGGATGGACACATGTTCCGCTACATCCTCAACTTCCTCAGGACGTCCAAGCTCCTCATCCCAGACGACTTCAAA GACTACAGTCTGCTGTATGAAGAAGCACGATACTTCCAACTGCAGCCCATGCTTGCAGAGCTGGAGCGCTGGCGCCAGGACCAGGAGCTAGGCAGGGTGTCACGCCCCTGCGAGTGCTTGGTGGTGCGTGTCGCACCTGACCTAGGTGAGAGGATCACGCTGAGCGGTGATAAGGCCCTGATTGAAGACGTGTTTCCGGAGATCGGCGACGTCATGTGCAATTCTGTCAATGCTGGCTGGAACCATGATTCCACACATGTCATCCGCTTCCCACTTAATGGGTACTGCCATCTCAACTCTGTCCAG GTTCTAGAGCGTCTCCAACAACGTGGCTTCGAGATTGCCGGCTCCTGCGGCGGAGGCGTGGACTCCTCCCAATTTAGCGAGTACGTCCTGAGGAGGGAACTGAGGAGGACAGGTCAGCGAGGACCCAATTCAAACAGGATAAAGCAGGAGCAGCTGGACTAG